One window of the Pedobacter ginsengisoli genome contains the following:
- the hisC gene encoding histidinol-phosphate transaminase, with translation MDINKLQRENIKNLRPYSTARDEYKGQASIFLDANENSYGSPLDQNYNRYPDPLQLDLKDAISKIKGVPIENTFLGNGSDEAIDLLFRAFCEPGVDNVVILPPTYGMYEVSANINNVEIRKVDLLPSFQLDLDGIAEAIDEHTKLIFICSPNNPTGNSIIRTDIETVLANFNGLVVIDEAYINYAKQRTFIKELTEYPNLVVLQTFSKAWGLAALRLGMAFASGLVIDVLNKVKPPYNINQATQDIALKALENIEQVNDWIKITVEERDKLSSDLAELAMVKKVYPSDANFILIQVDDALSTYNALVDQGIIIRDRSKVSLCEGCLRITIGTTQENEILLKALKSL, from the coding sequence ATGGACATTAATAAATTACAAAGAGAAAACATCAAAAACCTTCGCCCCTATTCAACGGCAAGGGATGAATATAAAGGGCAGGCCAGTATATTTCTGGATGCCAATGAAAACAGCTATGGCTCTCCGTTAGATCAGAATTATAACCGCTACCCGGATCCTTTACAACTTGATCTTAAGGATGCGATTAGCAAAATCAAAGGAGTTCCGATTGAAAACACCTTTCTTGGAAACGGAAGTGATGAAGCGATAGACCTTCTTTTCAGGGCATTTTGTGAGCCGGGAGTAGACAATGTAGTCATCCTTCCGCCTACTTATGGCATGTACGAAGTTTCAGCGAACATCAACAATGTTGAAATCCGTAAAGTTGATCTATTACCAAGCTTTCAGTTGGATCTTGATGGCATTGCAGAAGCCATTGATGAACACACTAAGCTGATCTTTATCTGCTCTCCAAACAACCCTACCGGAAACTCAATTATCCGTACAGATATTGAAACTGTACTGGCTAATTTTAATGGTTTAGTTGTGATAGATGAGGCTTATATTAACTATGCAAAACAGCGCACTTTTATTAAAGAATTAACTGAATATCCGAACCTTGTGGTATTGCAAACTTTCTCTAAAGCATGGGGCCTGGCAGCGCTACGCTTAGGTATGGCTTTTGCCTCTGGTTTGGTTATTGATGTATTGAATAAAGTTAAACCCCCATACAACATTAACCAAGCCACTCAGGACATTGCTTTGAAAGCTTTGGAAAACATAGAGCAGGTAAATGACTGGATTAAAATTACTGTTGAAGAAAGGGACAAACTAAGCTCAGATCTGGCAGAACTGGCAATGGTTAAAAAGGTATACCCCTCTGATGCTAATTTTATACTAATTCAGGTTGATGATGCGTTAAGTACCTACAATGCACTGGTAGATCAGGGCATCATCATCAGAGACCGATCAAAAGTATCGCTGTGCGAAGGATGTCTGCGCATCACCATCGGAACCACTCAAGAAAACGAAATCCTTTTAAAAGCCCTTAAATCACTATAA
- the hisD gene encoding histidinol dehydrogenase, with protein MKIYSYSDLSKQEIESICLRQLEDDITIQDRVKSIVDAVKTDGDKALFNFAKQFDQVELAQLFIDKKEIEEIAASIPSEAKAAIDTAYQNIKTFHAAQAKKEEKIETMPGVTCWRETRAIDRVGLYIPGGSAVLPSTFLMLGIPATLAGCKEIVVCSPPQKDGKTNCYLAYCALKLGIEKIYLVGGAQAVAAMAYGTESVPKVYKIFGPGNRYVTQAKQLIQSTTMTAIDMPAGPSEVLVLADETANPSYLASDLLAQAEHGADSQTILVSTSNEIITKTLEQVEIQLKELPRKDVTALAIANSYTVLVKDLEQGMEFSNTYAPEHLILSTEHFEKLIPLIANAGSVFLGNLTPESAGDYASGTNHTLPTSGFAKAYSGVSLDSFVKKITFQHISPKGLENIGSTVEVLAEAEGLRAHRNAVSIRLKNN; from the coding sequence TTGAAAATCTACAGTTATAGTGATTTATCTAAACAAGAGATTGAATCAATCTGTTTAAGACAGCTGGAAGACGACATTACCATTCAAGACCGTGTAAAAAGCATAGTCGATGCCGTTAAAACTGATGGAGATAAGGCCTTATTCAACTTCGCCAAACAATTTGACCAGGTTGAGTTAGCGCAGTTATTCATCGATAAAAAAGAGATTGAAGAGATAGCCGCATCTATTCCTTCGGAGGCAAAAGCAGCCATAGATACCGCTTACCAAAACATCAAAACCTTTCATGCAGCACAAGCTAAAAAGGAAGAAAAGATAGAAACAATGCCAGGCGTTACCTGCTGGCGCGAGACCAGAGCTATAGACCGTGTTGGTCTTTACATACCAGGTGGTTCTGCAGTTTTACCAAGTACCTTTTTAATGCTTGGCATACCAGCTACACTTGCCGGATGCAAAGAAATTGTGGTATGTTCCCCCCCTCAAAAAGATGGAAAAACTAATTGCTACCTGGCTTATTGTGCATTAAAACTGGGGATCGAAAAGATCTATCTGGTTGGAGGTGCCCAAGCCGTTGCGGCAATGGCTTATGGAACAGAAAGCGTTCCGAAAGTATACAAGATTTTTGGCCCGGGTAACCGCTATGTAACGCAGGCAAAGCAGCTGATCCAGTCGACTACCATGACTGCGATTGATATGCCGGCAGGTCCTTCGGAGGTTTTAGTACTTGCTGATGAGACTGCCAATCCGTCATACCTTGCTTCTGACCTACTTGCACAAGCGGAGCATGGAGCTGATAGTCAGACAATTCTGGTTTCTACATCAAATGAAATTATAACTAAGACACTTGAACAGGTTGAAATTCAACTAAAAGAACTTCCAAGAAAAGATGTAACCGCCCTTGCAATAGCAAATTCGTACACTGTATTGGTTAAAGATCTGGAACAAGGCATGGAATTTAGCAACACATATGCGCCGGAACACCTGATCCTTTCAACAGAGCATTTTGAAAAGCTTATACCGCTGATTGCTAATGCCGGATCTGTCTTTTTGGGCAATTTAACTCCTGAAAGTGCCGGTGATTATGCCTCGGGCACTAATCATACCTTGCCTACAAGCGGCTTTGCGAAAGCTTATTCTGGCGTTTCGCTTGATTCGTTTGTGAAGAAGATCACCTTCCAGCACATCAGCCCTAAGGGTTTAGAAAATATTGGTAGTACAGTTGAAGTGCTTGCAGAAGCAGAGGGTTTAAGAGCACACAGGAATGCGGTAAGTATCAGATTAAAGAACAATTGA